In Candidatus Defluviibacterium haderslevense, the following are encoded in one genomic region:
- a CDS encoding N-6 DNA methylase, with the protein MGFFQDTVVNKYLKTNDSNFINQAYIRYKEHFHNLRIQENIRNSKEEQYQGEFLIDLFVKVLGYTKNPTDNFNLTTEYKNVKDSKKADGAILINGIVKAVIELKGTNTTDLGKIEEQAFGYKNNQPECIYVITSNFEKLRLYIDNAIEHIEFNLFTLNFKDFELLYLCLAYENLEKNIPKKIKDESLSEEDVITKKLYKDYSIFKSELFHNIVSLNPDIDSIDLFQKSQKLIDRFLFLFFAEDRSLLPPNSVRLILSDWRDLQDRDEDIGLYDRFKKYFEYLNTGYKGKRYEVFAYNGGLFKLDDILDVLKIDDELLYKHTLKLSEYNFNSEVDVNILGHIFENSLNELDELKAQSEGEAIDRKKTRRKKDGVFYTPKYITKYIVDNTVGKLCIEKKQEIDIRDEDYIYDKKRPKKTTLSSIDKLNQYKAWLLQLTICDPACGSGAFLNQALDFLIKEHKYIDELQAKLLGEALVFSDIEKSILENNLYGVDINEESVEIAKLSLWLRTAQPNRKLNDLNNNIKCGNSLIDDPDVAGDKAFNWHNEFPEIFSKGGFDVVIGNPPYVDIKALDKKISNELFKKYQTAENRINLYSIFLEKGFQILKDYGILSYINPNSILVNSSYTLIRKLLIDDMTRIVKLPDAVFEDATVETIIFEFRKKSNQNNLETIIYNKEEKINSIDIQRTRNINKEKWKQNSDYNYNIYLSKEQLDILIKLQQDSINLGEISDFTLGITPYDKYRGHSSETITNRSFHSKTKISDKYKPLITGENITRYNVSNKIKEYIHYGDWLGASREERFFTTERILVRQIVSGNPPRIYAGLTNESLYFTQIGFGIIPKTINIKYILGLLNSKLINFYHKYRFLDLEKELFQKILIANCKSIPIKKSPNNQENNIISKVTEIIKLNQEIHKLINKITTRIKTDYNLQELSTKLENCYKLSVNEYFTEIMKLKVQLKPFEKDDMQDYFENNKKNIEDLLKQIEKTDSEIDQMVYKLYELTEEEIRIVEES; encoded by the coding sequence ATGGGATTCTTCCAAGACACCGTTGTAAATAAGTATCTAAAGACAAATGACTCCAATTTTATAAACCAAGCCTATATAAGATATAAGGAGCATTTCCACAATCTTAGAATACAGGAAAACATTAGGAATAGCAAAGAAGAACAGTATCAAGGGGAGTTTCTAATAGATCTCTTTGTAAAGGTACTGGGCTACACCAAAAACCCTACTGACAACTTTAACCTTACAACAGAATACAAGAACGTCAAAGACAGTAAAAAGGCAGATGGAGCTATTCTGATAAATGGGATTGTAAAAGCTGTTATAGAGCTAAAAGGGACCAATACAACTGACTTAGGTAAGATAGAAGAACAAGCCTTTGGTTATAAGAATAATCAACCAGAATGCATTTATGTGATAACTTCCAACTTTGAGAAGTTAAGGCTATATATAGATAATGCAATAGAGCATATAGAGTTTAATCTGTTCACACTTAACTTTAAGGATTTTGAATTGCTATATCTATGTTTAGCCTATGAGAACCTTGAGAAGAATATACCTAAGAAGATAAAGGATGAATCTCTAAGTGAAGAAGATGTCATCACCAAAAAGCTCTACAAAGACTACTCTATCTTTAAGAGTGAGTTATTCCATAATATAGTATCACTGAATCCAGATATTGATTCTATAGATCTTTTTCAAAAGAGTCAAAAACTCATTGACAGGTTTCTATTCCTGTTTTTTGCTGAAGATAGATCTTTGCTGCCACCTAATTCAGTAAGGCTTATATTAAGTGACTGGAGAGATCTACAAGATAGGGATGAAGATATAGGTCTGTATGATAGGTTTAAAAAGTACTTTGAATATCTAAACACTGGTTATAAAGGTAAAAGGTATGAGGTTTTTGCATACAACGGTGGATTGTTTAAACTTGATGATATCTTAGATGTGCTTAAAATAGATGATGAATTACTTTATAAGCACACTTTAAAACTATCTGAATATAATTTCAACAGTGAAGTTGATGTAAACATACTTGGGCATATATTTGAAAATTCATTAAACGAGCTAGATGAATTAAAAGCTCAATCTGAAGGTGAAGCTATTGATAGAAAGAAAACAAGAAGAAAAAAAGATGGAGTTTTCTATACTCCAAAGTACATAACCAAATATATTGTAGACAACACCGTAGGCAAACTGTGCATAGAAAAGAAACAAGAAATTGACATTAGAGATGAAGATTATATCTATGATAAAAAAAGACCAAAGAAGACTACTCTTTCTTCTATAGATAAATTAAATCAATATAAAGCATGGTTATTGCAGTTAACTATCTGTGACCCTGCTTGTGGTTCTGGAGCATTTCTGAATCAAGCTTTAGACTTCTTAATAAAAGAACATAAATACATTGATGAGCTGCAAGCTAAGCTATTAGGAGAAGCACTAGTCTTTAGTGATATAGAAAAAAGTATATTGGAAAACAATCTATATGGTGTAGATATAAATGAAGAAAGTGTTGAGATAGCTAAACTATCATTATGGTTAAGAACTGCTCAGCCTAATAGAAAATTAAATGATCTGAACAATAATATTAAGTGCGGTAATTCATTAATTGATGATCCAGATGTTGCTGGTGACAAAGCTTTTAATTGGCACAATGAGTTTCCAGAAATATTTTCTAAAGGTGGGTTTGATGTTGTAATTGGGAATCCACCATATGTAGATATAAAAGCATTAGACAAGAAAATTTCAAATGAACTCTTTAAAAAATATCAAACCGCTGAAAACAGAATAAATTTGTATTCAATTTTTTTAGAAAAAGGATTTCAAATACTAAAAGACTATGGAATTTTATCTTATATTAATCCAAATTCTATTCTTGTAAATTCCTCCTACACCTTAATAAGAAAATTGTTGATTGATGATATGACTAGAATAGTTAAATTGCCTGATGCAGTATTTGAAGATGCAACAGTTGAAACAATAATATTTGAATTTCGTAAAAAATCAAACCAAAATAATCTTGAAACAATAATCTATAATAAAGAAGAAAAAATAAATTCAATTGATATTCAGAGGACAAGAAATATCAATAAAGAAAAATGGAAACAAAATTCAGATTATAATTATAATATTTATTTATCAAAAGAACAATTAGATATATTAATCAAATTGCAACAGGATTCAATCAATCTTGGAGAAATATCTGACTTTACGTTAGGAATAACACCATATGATAAATACAGAGGACATAGTTCTGAAACAATAACAAACAGATCATTTCATTCAAAAACAAAAATTTCTGATAAATACAAACCGTTAATTACAGGTGAAAATATAACAAGGTATAATGTGTCAAACAAAATAAAAGAATATATACATTATGGTGATTGGTTAGGTGCTTCACGAGAAGAAAGATTTTTTACAACTGAAAGAATATTGGTAAGACAAATAGTATCTGGAAATCCACCAAGAATATATGCAGGCTTAACAAATGAATCATTATATTTTACACAAATTGGATTTGGAATAATACCAAAAACGATAAATATAAAGTATATATTGGGCTTACTAAATTCAAAGTTAATAAATTTTTATCACAAATATAGATTTTTGGATTTAGAAAAAGAACTTTTTCAGAAAATATTGATTGCAAATTGCAAATCTATTCCAATAAAAAAAAGCCCTAATAATCAAGAAAATAATATCATATCAAAGGTTACAGAAATAATAAAGTTAAATCAAGAAATTCATAAACTAATTAATAAAATAACGACAAGGATAAAAACAGATTACAATTTACAAGAATTATCAACAAAATTGGAAAATTGTTACAAATTAAGCGTTAATGAATATTTTACTGAAATAATGAAACTAAAAGTACAATTAAAACCTTTTGAAAAAGACGATATGCAAGATTATTTTGAAAACAATAAAAAAAATATTGAAGATCTGTTAAAACAAATAGAAAAGACTGATTCAGAAATTGACCAAATGGTTTATAAACTTTATGAGTTAACAGAAGAAGAAATAAGAATAGTTGAAGAAAGTTAA
- a CDS encoding fibrobacter succinogenes major paralogous domain-containing protein, whose product MKQPASFFILLFATVLFLSCSTNSKAQEVQIGKQIWASKNLNVSKFRNGDSIPLISCHGDWIEAGKKKKPACCFYKFDNANEFKYGKLYNWFAVIDSRGLAPLGWKIPSYADTKELTDYLGGESIALRKIKSTNGWTDVINYEAIVAPNFEGPFKEYGNGTNESGFNALPGGFCNMLGESKFSGNISYWWTTIEGIRFEASFSSGFFVNVWNLKSLRRHGYYIRCIKD is encoded by the coding sequence ATGAAACAACCAGCATCATTCTTCATCCTTTTATTTGCTACAGTACTTTTCTTATCCTGTAGTACTAATTCAAAGGCACAAGAGGTTCAAATTGGAAAGCAAATTTGGGCATCAAAAAATTTGAATGTTAGTAAATTTAGAAATGGTGATTCAATTCCATTAATTAGTTGTCATGGTGATTGGATTGAAGCTGGTAAAAAGAAAAAACCTGCTTGTTGTTTTTATAAATTTGATAATGCTAATGAGTTTAAATATGGAAAATTATATAATTGGTTTGCTGTTATTGATTCTAGAGGCTTAGCCCCATTAGGCTGGAAGATTCCAAGTTATGCTGATACCAAAGAACTTACTGATTATTTAGGAGGTGAATCAATAGCACTTAGAAAGATTAAAAGCACAAATGGCTGGACAGATGTAATCAACTATGAAGCAATTGTGGCACCTAATTTTGAAGGTCCTTTTAAAGAGTATGGTAATGGGACAAATGAAAGTGGTTTCAATGCTCTTCCAGGTGGTTTTTGCAATATGCTTGGTGAATCTAAATTTTCTGGTAATATTTCATATTGGTGGACTACTATTGAAGGTATTAGGTTTGAAGCTTCTTTTAGTAGTGGTTTTTTTGTTAATGTATGGAATCTTAAAAGCCTACGTCGCCATGGTTATTATATTAGATGCATAAAAGATTAG
- a CDS encoding toll/interleukin-1 receptor domain-containing protein, translating to MKKNIFISHISEEEFVATSILEILKERFKDRINFFSSTHKECIELGDKWLENIKESMETADLILLICSPISITRHWINFEAGAGWIRGIPVIPLCHSGLKPGQLPSPISFYQGAEINSTEGFEKLCMRISKLCGTNLPNLEAEDFLTKITEFEKKIKNELLYKDTLFIKTLLFGDLKFLKYCIYASTMSVPEIIEFEKEKLRINNYTINYNKLFNLFNPSILNVISGEKVYVQYYKTIISLSNNIKFILSRNNMSIAPDILKGLENFIFLGNNIDWYSSIDNICRNMKQFDFVYSMIKDEPTPLRKANGTSLPFFKYYFSLEASKQLLNILSYEFDSILGNDETIL from the coding sequence GTGAAAAAAAACATATTTATATCACATATTTCAGAAGAAGAATTTGTTGCAACCTCCATACTTGAAATATTAAAAGAAAGATTTAAAGACAGAATCAATTTTTTTTCATCAACACATAAGGAATGTATTGAACTTGGGGATAAATGGTTAGAAAATATAAAAGAATCAATGGAAACAGCAGATCTAATATTATTAATTTGCAGCCCCATTTCAATAACAAGACATTGGATTAATTTTGAAGCTGGTGCAGGATGGATTAGAGGAATTCCAGTGATTCCATTGTGCCATTCAGGGTTAAAACCAGGTCAATTGCCTTCACCAATCAGTTTTTATCAAGGAGCAGAAATAAATAGTACAGAAGGTTTTGAGAAATTATGTATGCGTATTTCAAAATTATGTGGGACGAATCTACCAAATTTGGAGGCAGAAGATTTTTTAACAAAAATAACAGAATTTGAAAAAAAAATAAAAAATGAGCTATTATATAAAGATACATTATTTATAAAAACGTTATTATTTGGCGACCTAAAATTTTTAAAATATTGTATATATGCTTCCACTATGAGTGTACCTGAGATAATTGAATTTGAAAAGGAAAAATTACGGATTAATAATTATACCATAAATTATAACAAGTTATTCAATTTATTTAATCCTTCTATACTCAATGTAATAAGTGGAGAAAAGGTTTATGTGCAATATTATAAAACTATAATTTCTTTATCAAATAATATAAAATTTATTTTGAGTCGAAATAATATGTCAATAGCTCCAGATATATTAAAAGGATTAGAAAATTTTATATTTCTGGGAAATAATATAGATTGGTATAGTTCTATAGATAATATATGTAGAAATATGAAACAATTTGATTTTGTATATAGTATGATTAAGGATGAACCAACTCCATTAAGGAAAGCTAATGGAACGAGTCTTCCTTTCTTTAAATACTATTTTAGTTTAGAAGCTTCAAAACAATTATTAAATATATTAAGTTATGAATTTGACTCCATATTAGGTAATGATGAAACAATTCTATGA
- a CDS encoding YegP family protein, protein MGKFVISVRKNGEYQFNLKAGNGEVILTSEGYKAKKSCLNGIESVRKNSQLEARFDLKAAKNGRLYFNLKASNGQIIGTSEMYNEESSRKNGIASVKKNAPGADIEL, encoded by the coding sequence ATGGGAAAATTTGTTATTTCAGTACGTAAAAATGGTGAATATCAGTTCAATTTAAAGGCTGGCAATGGTGAAGTAATCCTTACCAGTGAAGGCTATAAAGCTAAAAAGAGCTGTTTGAATGGCATTGAATCTGTAAGGAAAAACTCTCAATTAGAGGCTAGATTTGATCTTAAAGCAGCTAAGAATGGTAGGCTTTACTTTAATCTAAAGGCTTCAAATGGTCAGATAATTGGCACAAGTGAGATGTATAACGAGGAATCAAGTAGAAAGAATGGTATAGCTTCTGTTAAGAAGAATGCACCTGGAGCTGATATTGAATTATAA
- a CDS encoding trypsin-like peptidase domain-containing protein: MAIFSFLLVNIVIAQSGNSLELRYLRNSVYFIRITNVQVYFQQTQEIIDISKYGISWSGTGFLLNNGDFITARHVIQPWRFIDECSSWNLDNEKGEAILAYVNNAEIAGGSVEIIYEARSADGDLFTFSNKDLVFDQSGDKLFDCDKEGSNKQLKICPITNNASDWAKLTLNNKKGLLKLNRDISRSLSQETPIYGYGYSYGQFLQAFNQDRIAPILIKGELVQDRTMNGMINITANALAPGSSGGPMMIKNANGEYEVIGIISRGFIQVQQLVPAYEIR, encoded by the coding sequence ATGGCAATTTTTAGCTTTCTACTTGTAAATATTGTAATCGCTCAATCAGGGAATTCTCTCGAATTAAGATATCTCAGAAATAGTGTATATTTCATTAGAATAACCAATGTTCAAGTATACTTTCAACAAACTCAGGAGATTATAGATATTTCTAAATATGGCATATCTTGGTCAGGAACTGGATTTTTACTTAATAATGGAGATTTTATTACTGCAAGACATGTTATACAGCCTTGGAGGTTTATAGATGAATGCAGTTCCTGGAATCTGGACAATGAAAAAGGTGAGGCAATTCTTGCATACGTAAATAATGCTGAGATTGCAGGAGGTAGTGTTGAAATTATATATGAAGCCCGTTCAGCAGATGGAGATCTATTTACATTTAGCAATAAAGACTTAGTTTTTGATCAATCCGGAGACAAACTATTTGATTGTGATAAAGAAGGATCAAACAAACAGCTTAAAATTTGTCCTATAACTAATAATGCCTCAGATTGGGCCAAACTTACTCTTAATAATAAAAAAGGTTTATTAAAATTGAACCGTGATATTTCTAGGTCCTTGAGCCAGGAGACACCTATATATGGGTATGGCTACTCTTATGGACAGTTCTTACAAGCTTTTAATCAGGATAGAATAGCTCCAATTCTTATTAAAGGAGAACTTGTACAAGACCGTACGATGAATGGTATGATAAATATCACCGCGAATGCTTTAGCACCTGGATCATCTGGTGGACCTATGATGATCAAAAATGCTAATGGAGAATATGAGGTTATTGGTATAATAAGTCGTGGATTTATCCAAGTTCAACAATTAGTTCCTGCTTACGAAATAAGGTAA